CCGAGCGTGCGCATGATGTCGGGCGTGGGGCCGACGAAGATCACGCCGTCGCGGTTGCAGGCCTCGACGAAATCGGGATTCTCGGAAAGAAAACCGTAGCCGGGATGAATGGCATCCGCCTTCGCTTCGGCGGCGATGCGCAGAATGTCCTCGATGTCGAGGTAGGCATCGACCGGCGCCTTGCCGCGCCCCACCAGGTACGCCTCGTCGGCCTTGGTCCGATGCAGCGAGAAGCGGTCTTCCTGCGAGTAGATCGCGATGGTGCGGATGCCCAATTCGTTGGCGGCACGCATGACGCGAATCGCGATTTCACCGCGATTGGCGACCAGCAGGCTGCGGATGCGAGTCAGCATGAATGGCTTCTTCTAATATGATTCCCCGGACGCGGAATCTTATCGAAATTGCCAGGCCAATCCGCCGTCAATTTCGGTGCTGGTGACGCTCGCATGCACTTGGGTTGTGCGGATTCGAGGAGAAGGCATGTTCGCAATCGCAATTCACGGTGGCGCCGGCGTGTTGGCGCGCGGCGATCTACGCGCGGAGCAGGAACGCGAGTACCTGGCCGGTCTCGAGGCCGCACTCGACGCGGGTTATGGCCTTCTCGAAAGGGGCGGTTCGAGCCTCGATGCGGCGATCGCGGCAGTCTGCATGCTCGAAGACGATCCGTTGTTCAACGCGGGACGTGGCGCGGTGCTGAATCGCGATGGCGTGGCCGAGCTAGATGCCTCGGTCATGGACGGCAGGACCTTGGGCGCCGGGGCGGTCACCGGCCTCAGGCACGTGAAGAATCCCATCGAACTGGCGCGGCTGGTGATGGACAAGTCGCCGCACGTGATGCTGGTTGGCGAAGGCGCCGAAGATTTCGCGCGCTCGCAGGCGGTCGAACTGGTTTCCAACGAATACTTCCGCACGCCGGTGCGCCAGGAGCAATTGCAGCGGCTGCTCGGCGGAATCGTCACGCGCGAGAACGAACTCGCGGCCTTCGGCACCGTGGGCGCCGTGGCAGTGGATGACAAGGGAAATCTCGCCGCGGCCACATCCACCGGCGGCATGACGGGCAAACGCTGGGGCCGGGTCGGCGATTCGCCCGTGATCGGCGCGGGGACTTATGCAAACAATGCCAGCTGCGCGGTTTCGGCTACGGGCCACGGCGAATACTTCATCCGCAGCGTGCTGGCCCACGACATCAGCGCGCAGGTGGAATACCTGAAAGCGCCTTTACAGACCGCGGTCGACAACGTGCTTGGAAAGATGGCGGCGCTCGGCGGCAACGGCGGCGTCATCGCGATCGACACTCGCGGCAAGATCGTGCTCGAGTTCAACAGCGAGGGAATGTTCCGCGGCCGGCGCAGCTCGGACGGCGTTCGCGAGGTCGCGATCTACCGTCAGCAGACTAGTTAGGCCGTGGAGACTTCGCGCAGCGGCAGCACCGCGGTCGCGGCCGGATCTGCCTTGTTGGCGCCATGTTCGACGCCCACGAAACGATCGCGGCCCTGGTGTTTGGCGGCGTACAGCGCCTGGTCCGCCAACGCGACGGCGGCATCGTGTGTGGCCACTCGATAGGCATCCACCGACACCACGCCGACGCTCACCGTGACGTAGGGCTGCGCAACGGAACCGGCGTGCGGAATCCGCAGCTCGCGCACCGCCGTGAGCAGCCCGCGCGCGATGCTTTCACCATAGGCTTTATCGGCGCCGTACAACACGGCCACGAGCTCCTCGCCGCCGTAACGCGCGACGAAATCGAGCGGCCGGCGGCGCGCGGCATCGCGCAACGCGCTCGACACCCGGCGCAGGCAATCGTCGCCGGCGATGTGGCCGTATTTGTCGTTGTAGGCCTTGAAGCAATCGAGGTCGATCATGATGACCGCGACCGTCTGGCGATCGCGCTGCGCCTGTTGCCAGACGCGGCGGATCTGGTCTTCGAAGGCGGCGCGATTGAGCAACGCGGTGAGGCCGTCGTGAGTCGCGACCTCGGTGAGCTGCCGGTGTTCGAGGAAGGCGGTGCGATTTGCGTGTTCGAGCGCGTAAGAACCGGCGCAGCCGACCAGGTTCGCGGTGAACAGCGTAAACATCAGGTAAGTGGCCGTGGCGGTCGGCATGGTGCCGGCGAGAAACGCGATCACCAGCGCCGCGAACACGATCAGGTTGGCGCGGATGGCGGCGCGCAGCCCCAGACCGATCATGAAGTAGAAGAAGAACGACGCCAGCAGCAGCCGGCCGCCGACCAGTGGCACTTCGCCGGCTGGCGAGAACGCGGACATGATCACGGTGCCGATGCCAAACAGCGGCGCGATGATCGTGATGCCGAGCTCGTACCAGCGATCGTAGAAACGCTGGGTTGTGAACACCAGCATGAGGACGACGGCGGGCACATGCATGCCGAAGCGGACCAGATTGGTGATGCGCGAGTGCTCGGAGGAGAGCACGAAGTGATCGAGGATCGCGAAACCTACGACGGTGCAGGCCGACACGATGATCGCGATGCGGTTCCAGCCGTGCAGGCGCTTGCGATGCCCGGTCTGGTATTCACTTTCGAGCGGTTCGGGAAAACGCAGGAAACGAAAACCCGTCGCGAGCAGACGCGCCGCGTCCGAAGTACTTGGCGACGATATTTTCGTGGGCGCCATACGTCCTGACCCTGTGGATCTCGCTGATCGAGAGGAGCTTTGTATGTGTTCGGCGGCTGGCGTGCAACTGCCGCGAGAGGCGCGATTAACGCGGCGCGGAATCCAGCGGATGGGGACGGGAATGTGTCTTCACGCGCGTGCGCCAGACTTCGTACGGGCTCCAGGCCTGCTTGCGCACCGGAGTCGCGATCTCACGCTGAACGGCGGGCGAGATCCCATCTTCGTTTGCTGCGTTCGAGTTACCCAAGTCGAGCAGGTCCTGCTCGCTCTGATTCTTGGTTTTCATTATCCGTCCCTGAAGCTGTGGACCTTTCGGTCTTCTGGCGGGGATTCTAATCCGCCGATTGTTAAAGGATAGGCTCCGAGAACAAGATTTCGCACATATGTCAAGACTTAGACTTGCGTCACAGTTTTATCCCGCCGAGTACTCGGCCAGGTACTGGGCAAAAGACATCCGATCTGAAGCCTCGATGTGCGATTGCGCCCTTAGGGACTCATCAGCTTCGGCCCTGAATTCGGCCTGGCGCTCGACATTCGGCGCGTGCAGCGCCAGGAAATACTCCTTGTGGAGCTTCGACATGCGCAAGGCGAGGTCGAAGAACGACTCGCCGGTGCTCTCGAGCTCGCTCAGCATCCGGGCGGAAGGCGTCAAAGCGACGTTCTCGATCTTCGCCGCCTGGACCGCCAGCGCCGCCGAATAGGGCTTGGCCGCATCGCCCCGATCGAAGATCTCGGCGATGCCCTGCATCGAATCGAGCAGCTCGCGCGCCCACGACTGCATCGATGCGGGCCGCCCATCGCGCGTCAGCGTGAGCCCGGGCTCGCGGCCGCGGCGCGCGACCGTCACGTGGTTCGCATCGAGCGTGTCCTGCTCTGACACCTCGATCGGCGGCGAATCCTTCATCAGGCACAGCGCCAGGAACACTTCGAGGAAACGCAGCTTGTTCTGGTTGACCCCGACCGGGTCGAACGCGCTCACGTCGAGCGCCCGCACCTCGACGTATTCCACACCGGCGCGCAGCAGCGCCTTGGTCGGGCGCTCGCCCGAGCGAGCCACGCGTTTGGGACGGATGAAGCTGTAGTACTCGTTCTCGATCTGCAGGATGTTGGCGTTGAGCTGCCGGTATTCGCCGTTCACCTCGACACCTAACTTCTCGTACGGCGCATGCGGCGTGCTGATGGCACGCGACAGGTCGCGAACGTATTCGTCCAGGCTGTTGACCGAGACCGACAGGCCCGCCTGGTTGCGGTTTCGATAACCGAGATCGCTCATGCGCAGCGAGGTGGCGTACGGCTCGTACGAAGTGTCCTTCGACAGGCGCGGCAATGTCACGTTGCGGCCGCGCAGGAAGGAGTTGCACACCACCGGCGATACGCCGAACAGATAGAGCACGAGCCAGCCGTGGCGGCGGTAGTTGCGCAGCAGGTGGAAATAACGCTCGGAGATGAATGCCTGCCCGCGCATCCGCGACTGCACGACGTCGGCCCACGGGTCCCACATCTTCTCGGGGAACGAGTAGTTGTAGTGCACGCCGGAGATGGCCTGCATGATGCGGCCGTAGCGCACGCCCAGGCCCTCGCGGTAAACGGTTTTCATGCGCCCGATGTTCGACTTGCCGAACTGCGCGATGGGGATGCTGGCATCGCCGTCGAGAATCGACGGCATCGAGGTGGCCCACAACAGCTCGTCACCGAGATGTTGATAGACGAACTGATGCAGGTCGAGCAGGTACTGCAGCAACTCCCAGCTGGTGCGGAAGGTGGGCGTCACCAGCTCGATCAGCGCCTCGGAGTAGTCCGTGGTGATGTGTTCGTTGGTTAACGCGCTGCCGAGCGCCGCCGGATGCGGTGTCTGCGCGATGTGGCCGTCGGGCGTGACGCGCAGGGATTCCTTTTCGAGACCCTTGCGGCCGCCCTGAATGATCTGCGGCTCGCCGCTGTTGATGAGCGCCGCGAGCGTCTGTTCGAACTGTCGGTCGATGGCGGCTCTCATGAAGGGGCGGCATCTTGCCGGTACCCGGTGAGGTTGCGCAATCGGTCAATGGGGAGAGGCGCTCTCGCGGGTATTCCGGACCTGTTCGGCCTCACAACGTTTGCGCAGGTCGGTCAGCATCTGGGGCATTTCGCGTTTGAAGGTCGAGCGTGCCAGCCAGTTCGGAATGAAGGCGGGTGGATCGATGTAGGCGCGATAACGCAGCAGGGTGCGCTGCCCGGTCTCATCCGGCTCGAACTGCCAGACACCTTCGTTGGCCTTGAAGTCGCCGTGGACCTGACGGAATTCGATGCTGCGGTCGGGGACGAGGTCGGCGCGAAAGACATATTTCACGCGCGGGGAGTACCAGCCGAAATCGACCTCGTGCTCGATGAGCATCCAGCTGCCATCCGCCGCCTGCTCGCGCAGCCGGCAGACACGCAGGTGCGGCACGTACTGCAGGGCGTCCGCACATCGCGTCATCATCCCGAACACCACGGCAGGCGCGGCATCGATCATGACGGCCGCGCGCACCGTGCCCTTGCGTTGCCCGGAATCGAGATTAGCGCGAATGACTATTTGCCGGGCTGCGAGACGCTGCGTTTCAGCGGCGGTCAGCTCGAAATCGGCGCCCCAGGCGCTCGCAGCGGTGGCGAGTGCCAGAACCAGGCCTGCCGCAGTCCATCGCTTCGCCGTACCCATGAAGAGTGAGTGCCGCCTGCCGCCGGAAAAGTTCGTTATGTCGCGGCCATCGTAGCAGCGGACGTTCGTTCATTGTCCGTTAAGCGAAATGGGCATATTTTCGTGGCATGAAACGCGCCGCGCTGCTCATCGTCCTTGGGTTCCTGGCCACTTCCCCGGCGTTCGCGTTCCGTTGCGGCACGAAGATCGTGAGCGAGGGCGACACGCGCGGTGAGGTCGCCGCGAAATGCGGCGAGCCCGACGACGTGATCACGCAACGCAGCGTATTCCGCCGGCCGGTGATCTGGACGCAGGGGCGGCCGTACTACATCGGCGAAGATTTCATCGAGATTCCCGTCGAGGCCTGGGTGTACAACCTCGGGCCTAACAAGCTCATGCAACGCGTGCGCTTCGAGGGCGGCGTCGTGGTCGAGATCGAGTCGCTCGGCTACGGCTACAACAAGTAGCGGTGCCGGGAAGGGGGTTCGGGGGTTCGCGGCTGTTTGCATTCGCCTTGCGCTTGCGCCCGGCGAACCCCCGAACCCCCTTCCCGGCACCCCTCATTTGACCGCGCGCGGTTTGCCTTTCGAGGCGATCCAGCGGTCGATCTTCGCGGTCAGCACATCCATCGGCACGGCGCCGTCGCGCAGCACCTGGCTGTGGAATTCGCGCACGTCGAAATCGGCGCCTAACTGCTGCGCGGCGCGCGCGCGCAACGCACTGATGTGGAGCTGGCCCAACTTGTATCCGAGCGCCTGGCCGGGCCACACGATGTAGCGCTCGACTTCGGCGGTGACGTCGCTTTCGGTGAGCGTGGAATTCTCGAGCATGTAGTCGATGGCCTGCTGGCGGGTCCAGCCCTTCGCGTGCAGCCCGGTGTCGACCACCAACCGCATCGCGCGCAGCATTTCATCCGACAACCGGCCGTACCATTGATAGGGATCCGTGAACACGCCGAGCTCCTTGCCGAGGGATTCGGCATACAGCGCCCAGCCTTCCGAATACGACACGTAGCCATTGAAGCGGCGGAAACGCGGCAGGCCGGTCAACTCCTGCTGGATGGAGATCTGGAAATGATGGCCGGGCGAGGCTTCGTGCAACGACAGGGTCTCGATGCCGAAACGCGGCTGTGCCTTCAGGTTGAACGTGTTGATGTAGAAAATACCGGGCCGCTTGCCGTCGGCCGAGGGCGCCTGGTACGAGCCGCCGGCGGCGGATGCGGCGCGAAACGCCTCGACCGGCCGGATCTGGTAGTCCGCCTGCGGAAAATCCGCGAACAGCTTCGGCAGCAGCCCGTCGACGCGGCGCTTGACTTCCTGATAGGCGCCTAACAACTCCGCTTCGCTGCCGAAGTAGAACTGCGGATCTTCCTCGAGGTACTTGAAGAATGCGGCCAGATCGCCGTTGAAACCCACCTGCTCCTTCACCGCGAGCATCTCGCCGCGGATACGGGCCACTTCGGCGAGCCCGAGCGCGTGGATCTGCTCGGGCGGCATGTCCATGGTGGTCGCGCGGCGGATGCGCCAGCGATACCAGTTCGCGCCGTCGGGCAGGTCGGACCAGCCCACCGTCGCGCGCGCCGCGGGTAGATAGTCACGTTCGATGAAATCGGCGAGCCGCGCGTAGGCGGGCAGGATTTCGGCCGCGAGGGCGCGCCGGTATTCCGCGACGATGCGGCCGCGATCCCGCGCGCCGATCGCCGCGGGCAGGTCCGCGAGCGGCCGCCAGAAGACGCTGTCTTCGACTTTCGCAGTGACGATCTCGCGCAGCTGCGGCACCACCTTGGCCATCGCCGGACGCGGCAATGTGATGCCGCGCGAAATGCCATTGCGCATCATGGCGATGGCACCATCCACCCAGCGCGGAAACTGCCGCAGGCGCGTGAGGAAGCGGTCGTAGTCGCGCGCGTCCTTGAAAGGCTGCGGCCCGCTGCCGGAGCCGTACACCGCAAGATCGATGGGCAGCGAGCTCATCTGGTTGAGCGGCAGCAGCTCTTCAGGGTATTTCTGGCCTTCGAGCGCGAGCTCGCGTTCGCCGGTGAAGATTTCCCAGGTGATGCGCGCGCCGGGCGAAAGTTTTGCCGCGTCGATGAGCCGCGCGCGATCGAGATAGGCGCGATCGTTCGCGAGCAGCCGCTCGCGAAAACCCGCGGTAGTGGTTTCGTCGAGACGGTCGTCGAAGCGCGGATCGCCGATCGAAGTGGCATCCATCGGCGACAGCTCGAGCGAACGATCGAAGTATTCCTCGACCAGCGCGTTCAGCGCGGCATCGGGTGAGACGGATCGCGGCGCGCTGGCGCAGGCGCCGAGCTGCGCCGCTGCTAACAAGACGAGGTACTTGCGCATGGTGGCCGATGGTAGCAGGCCGGTATCGCTTGACTGCTCATCGAATCCCGGCAATCGCGCTGGAATGCGCCGGGTACTCGACGAAGCGCAAGGCCATGACGATGAGGCGCCGCGGTTCTTCGCGGCGCGCCCGCCGCGTGGCATCCTAGCCGCCGCCTTTCCGCGGGAGTCGCACCATGCTGGTCGGATCAAACGTTCGCCGTGTCGCCGTCGTCGGCGGCATGCGCATCCCCTTCGCGCGCGGCCATGGCGCCTATTCGCGCGTCGGCAACCAGGACATGTACACCGCGGTGCTGCAGGCGCTGGTGGCGAAGTTCCGCATCGCAGGCGAACGCCTGGGCGACGTCACGGGCGGGGCGGTGCTCAAGCACTCCAAGGACTTCAACCTGGTGCGCGAGTGTGTGTTGTCGTCGGGGCTCGATCCCGCCACGCCAGGGCTCGACATGCAGCGCGCCTGCGGTACAGGCCTCGATGCCACGATCTCGGTGGCGATGAAGATCGCGCTCGGACAGATGGACTCCGGCATCGCCGGCGGCTTCGATACGGTCAGCGATCCACCCGTCGTCTATTCGCGCGAATACCAGCAACTGCTGCTGCGCGCATTTCGCGGGCGCAGCGCGTGGCAGAAGATCAAGCCGTTCTTCGGTCTGCGGCCGCGGCACTTCAAACCGGTGATGCCGGGCGTGCTGGAACCGCGCACCGGGCTTTCGATGGGCGAACACTGCGAGCAGATGGCGAAGACCTGGAAGATCTCGCGCGCCGACCAGGATGCGCTCGCGAATCTCTCGCACGTCAACGCCGGCGCCGCCTGGGCGCGCGGCTTTTTCAGCGACCTGGTGGTGAGCGAGTACCAGGGCCTGAAGATCGACAACAATGTGCGCGCGGACAGCACGCTCGAGAAGTTAGCCACGCTCAAGCCGGTGTTCGACCGGCGCAGCGGCCAGGGCACGCTGACCGCGGGCAATTCCACGCCGCTCACCGACGGCGCCTCGGCGGTGTTGCTCGCCAGCGAAGATTGGGCGCGCGCGCGCAACCTGCCGGTGCTCGCGTACTTCAGCTACAGCAAGCAGTGGGCGGTGGACTACGTGACCGGCAAGGAGGGGCTGCTGATGGCGCCCGCTTACGCCGTGCCCTCGATGCTCAAGGACGCCGGTCTCACGCTGCAGGATTTCGATTTCTACGAGATCCACGAGGCCTTCGCGGCGCAGGTGTTGTGCACGCTCAAGGCGTGGGAATCGCCCGAATACTGCAAGGAACGCCTCGGGCTCGACCGGCCGCTTGGCAGCATCGACCGTTCGAAACTCAACGTGAACGGCTCGAGCGTGGCGATCGGCCATCCGTTCGCGGCCACCGGCACGCGTATCGTCGCCTCGCTGGCCAAACAGTTGGCGGAGTCCCCGACCGCCAGACGCGGCCTGATTTCCCTGTGCACCGCCGGCGGCATGGGCGTAGTCGCGATCCTCGAGAAGGCCTAAGTCGGTGCCGGGTGAGACTTGCGGGAATTCTTTCGAATTCCCGCAAGTCTCACCCGGCACCGACTTAGGCCCTTCCAATTGGTTTCAGATGAAACTAAATTGACCGCCCGCACGCGCGAGGTGGTTCATGAAGCGCTACGTCCAGTTCCCCAAGGTTGAAGGCCAGGCCTCCCGGCAGGCGCATGCCGACTTGCCGGCGGGCACGTACGAGCGCGAGATCAGCAAGGAAGGGTTCTTCGGCCCGGCCGCGCACCTATATCACCGCCATCCTCCGACCGGCTGGACGAATTTCGAAGGGCCGCTGCGGCCCCACGCCTTCGACTGCACGAAACTCACAGGCGACGCGCCCTCGCCATGGTCCGCGCCGGAGCTGCTGCACAACGCCTCCATCCGCCTGCGCTTCTGGCGTTGCGAGCGGAACATGCCGGCGCTCGCTCGAAACGCCGACGGCGATGAGCTGCTGTTCGTACATTCCGGTCGCGGCGAATTCTTCTGCGACTACGGCCATCTTTCCTTCGAAGCCGGCGACTATCTGCTGATTCCACGCGGCACGATGTGGCGCGTCGAATGCGCCGAGCCACTGCGCGCGCTGCTGATCGAAGCCACCAACAACTCGTTCCGCCTGCCTGACAAGGGGCTGGTCGGCCCGCACGCCATCTTCGATGCCGCCATGCTCGACACGCCGCGTATCGACGAGCTCTTCAAGGACAGCCAGGGCGAAACGGAATGGCGCGTGCAGGTGAAGCGCCGCAACGCCATCTCCACCGTCACCTATCCATTCAATCCGCTCGATGCGGTGGGCTGGCATGGCGACCTGTGCGTCGCGCGCATCAACGTGCGCGATCTGCGGCCGCTCATGAGCCATCGTTATCACCTGCCACCCTCGGCGCACACCACCTTCGTCGCCGATCGATTCGTCGTCTGCACGTTCGTGCCGCGGCCCTTCGAATCGGATCCGGGCGCCATGAAAGTGCCGTTCTTCCACAACAACGACGACTACGACGAAGTCATTTTCTACCACGCGGGCAATTTCTTCAGCCGCGACAACATCCACCCCGGAATGATCACGATGCATCCGGGCGGCTTCACGCACGGCCCGCATCCAAAGGCGCTGAAGAACGTGTTCAACCAGGCCAAGCCGGCGACCGACGAATACGCCGTGATGATCGACACGCGCGACGCACTCGAGATCGCTCCCGCCGCGGCGCAGATCGAATGGCCTGCCTACGTCGACAGCTGGAAGTCCGCCACGTGAAACTCGCCAGCCTGAGGCACGGCGGCCGCGACGGCCGCCTGGTGGTAGTTAGCCGCGATCTCACGCGCTGCCTGCCGGTGCCGGGCATCGCGCCGACGCTGCAGGCGGCGCTCGACGACTGGCAGGCGCTGGCGCCGCGGCTCGCGGCCCGCGCCGCGGTGCTCGAATCGCAGCCCGGCAACGCCGACGTCATGCCGTTCGACCCGGCGCAATGCGCGGCCCCGCTGCCGCGCGCCTATCACTGGGTCGACGGCAGTGCGTACGTCAATCACGTGGAGCTGGTGCGCAAGGCGCGTGGCGCGGAGATGCCGGCCACCTTCTGGACCGACCCGCTGGTCTACCAGGGCGGTTCCGACGACTTGTTAGGCGCGCGCGACGACGTGCCGTTCGGCGACGCCGCCTGGGGCATCGACCTCGAAGCCGAGATCGCTGTCATCACCGACGACGTGCCCATGGGAACGGACGCCCGCGCCGCCGCGAGCCACATCAAGCTGCTCGCGCTGGTGAACGACTGGTCGTTGCGCAACCTGATCCCCGGTGAACTTGCCAAGGGCTTCGGCTTCTACCAGTCCAAACCCGCGACAGCGTTTTCCCCGGTAGCGGTGACACCCGATGAACTCGGCGACGCGTGGAAAGACAGCAAGGTCCACCTGCCGCTAGTGAGCCGCATCAACGGCCGGGATTTCGGCCATCCCAACGCTGGCGTCGACATGACCTTCAGCTTCGCGCAGCTGATCGCGCACGTGACGAAAACGCGCCGGCTCGTGACGGGCAGCATCGTGGGCTCGGGTACGGTCTCGAACTACGACCGCAGCCTGGGCGCAAGCTGTCTCGCGGAGAAACGCATGCTGGAACAGCTCGAACATGGCGCGCCGCGCACGCCGTTCCTGCAGTTCGGCGATCGCGTGTCCATCGAAATGACCGGCGCCGACAACCAAAACATCTTCGGCACACTCGACAATCGCGTGGTGAAAGCAGTTTCCTGACACTGATTCAGGCGATCGCGACGTCGACCAGCTCCGGCTTCAACACCCTCAGCAGATCCTGCGCCGACATCCCGACCAGGAAGCCGCGCGCGCCTCCGTTGATGTAGATACGCGGCAGATCGCCGATCGATCTCTCGCAGTAGATGGGCATGGCGCGTTTGAGTCCGAACGGCGAGGTGCCACCGACCTGGTAGCCGGAGTGCCGGTCCGCCACCTCGGGAGCGCACGGCGCCACGCTCTTGTGCTTGAGTTGCCGCGCGAGATTCTTCGCCGACACCTCGCGATCGCCGTGCATGAGGATGCACAGCGGCTTCCTCGCGTCGTCTTCGAAGATCAGCGTCTTCACGACCACGTGTTCGTCGACGCCGAGATGCAGCGCCGACGCAGCCGTGCCACCGCGCGCCTCCCACACATACAGGTGCGGCGTGAATTCCACCTTGTGCTGCCGCAACACGCGGATCGCCATCGTGACGGGGTAGTCAGTCGCCATGCATCATTCAGCGCAGACCGGACTGCCACGATCGAAGACGATCCGCCATTCGCCACCGGCCTCGCGGCGCCAGATGGACGTGAAGGTGGCGATGCGTTTGCCCTCTGGGCTCAACACCGGACCGCTGCTGAGCGCGAGTGTGCCGCCCTCCTGCACTTCGACGATCTCCGGGGTCCACGAGAAAGGCGCTGTCGGCGCATCGAAGTATTTCTGCCAGCGCGTAAGCACCTGCTACGGCCCGCGCAGCGTCGTGTCGGCGAGCCAGATGACGTCGGGCGCGATCATGCGCGTGAAGGCCTTCACGTCGCGGTCCGCCAGTGTCTTCGCGAACGCAATCTCCGTGGCGCGCACCTGCCCGGTGAGCTCGGCAAGATTTTCGCCGGCATCCGCGCGCGCAACCGCCAGCAACAACAGGACAATCGATAGCGTTTTCATGGGCGCCTCCTTACGCCACGAATAATACCTTTGGGGTAGAAGTCGTCCCCACGGCTCGCCGTACAATGCGCACCTCTCATCAATGGAGCCGCCCTAATGGGTGAATTCACGACCCTCATGGCCCGCGACGGTCATGAATTCAACGCCTGGCTCGCGGCGCCTCCGGGTGCGGCGCGCGGCGCAGTCGTGATCGCCCAGGAGATCTTCGGCGTGAACCGCCACATCCGCGGTGTGGCCGACAGCTACGCCGCTGCGGGCTTCGTCACCATCGCGCCTTGTTTGTACGACCGCGTCCGCCGCGGCATCGACCTCGGTTATTCCGAGAAGGAAG
This sequence is a window from Pseudomonadota bacterium. Protein-coding genes within it:
- a CDS encoding isoaspartyl peptidase/L-asparaginase produces the protein MFAIAIHGGAGVLARGDLRAEQEREYLAGLEAALDAGYGLLERGGSSLDAAIAAVCMLEDDPLFNAGRGAVLNRDGVAELDASVMDGRTLGAGAVTGLRHVKNPIELARLVMDKSPHVMLVGEGAEDFARSQAVELVSNEYFRTPVRQEQLQRLLGGIVTRENELAAFGTVGAVAVDDKGNLAAATSTGGMTGKRWGRVGDSPVIGAGTYANNASCAVSATGHGEYFIRSVLAHDISAQVEYLKAPLQTAVDNVLGKMAALGGNGGVIAIDTRGKIVLEFNSEGMFRGRRSSDGVREVAIYRQQTS
- a CDS encoding diguanylate cyclase, which translates into the protein MAPTKISSPSTSDAARLLATGFRFLRFPEPLESEYQTGHRKRLHGWNRIAIIVSACTVVGFAILDHFVLSSEHSRITNLVRFGMHVPAVVLMLVFTTQRFYDRWYELGITIIAPLFGIGTVIMSAFSPAGEVPLVGGRLLLASFFFYFMIGLGLRAAIRANLIVFAALVIAFLAGTMPTATATYLMFTLFTANLVGCAGSYALEHANRTAFLEHRQLTEVATHDGLTALLNRAAFEDQIRRVWQQAQRDRQTVAVIMIDLDCFKAYNDKYGHIAGDDCLRRVSSALRDAARRRPLDFVARYGGEELVAVLYGADKAYGESIARGLLTAVRELRIPHAGSVAQPYVTVSVGVVSVDAYRVATHDAAVALADQALYAAKHQGRDRFVGVEHGANKADPAATAVLPLREVSTA
- the gshA gene encoding glutamate--cysteine ligase, with the protein product MRAAIDRQFEQTLAALINSGEPQIIQGGRKGLEKESLRVTPDGHIAQTPHPAALGSALTNEHITTDYSEALIELVTPTFRTSWELLQYLLDLHQFVYQHLGDELLWATSMPSILDGDASIPIAQFGKSNIGRMKTVYREGLGVRYGRIMQAISGVHYNYSFPEKMWDPWADVVQSRMRGQAFISERYFHLLRNYRRHGWLVLYLFGVSPVVCNSFLRGRNVTLPRLSKDTSYEPYATSLRMSDLGYRNRNQAGLSVSVNSLDEYVRDLSRAISTPHAPYEKLGVEVNGEYRQLNANILQIENEYYSFIRPKRVARSGERPTKALLRAGVEYVEVRALDVSAFDPVGVNQNKLRFLEVFLALCLMKDSPPIEVSEQDTLDANHVTVARRGREPGLTLTRDGRPASMQSWARELLDSMQGIAEIFDRGDAAKPYSAALAVQAAKIENVALTPSARMLSELESTGESFFDLALRMSKLHKEYFLALHAPNVERQAEFRAEADESLRAQSHIEASDRMSFAQYLAEYSAG
- a CDS encoding SRPBCC family protein codes for the protein MGTAKRWTAAGLVLALATAASAWGADFELTAAETQRLAARQIVIRANLDSGQRKGTVRAAVMIDAAPAVVFGMMTRCADALQYVPHLRVCRLREQAADGSWMLIEHEVDFGWYSPRVKYVFRADLVPDRSIEFRQVHGDFKANEGVWQFEPDETGQRTLLRYRAYIDPPAFIPNWLARSTFKREMPQMLTDLRKRCEAEQVRNTRESASPH
- a CDS encoding DUF2845 domain-containing protein — protein: MKRAALLIVLGFLATSPAFAFRCGTKIVSEGDTRGEVAAKCGEPDDVITQRSVFRRPVIWTQGRPYYIGEDFIEIPVEAWVYNLGPNKLMQRVRFEGGVVVEIESLGYGYNK
- a CDS encoding DUF885 domain-containing protein, translated to MRKYLVLLAAAQLGACASAPRSVSPDAALNALVEEYFDRSLELSPMDATSIGDPRFDDRLDETTTAGFRERLLANDRAYLDRARLIDAAKLSPGARITWEIFTGERELALEGQKYPEELLPLNQMSSLPIDLAVYGSGSGPQPFKDARDYDRFLTRLRQFPRWVDGAIAMMRNGISRGITLPRPAMAKVVPQLREIVTAKVEDSVFWRPLADLPAAIGARDRGRIVAEYRRALAAEILPAYARLADFIERDYLPAARATVGWSDLPDGANWYRWRIRRATTMDMPPEQIHALGLAEVARIRGEMLAVKEQVGFNGDLAAFFKYLEEDPQFYFGSEAELLGAYQEVKRRVDGLLPKLFADFPQADYQIRPVEAFRAASAAGGSYQAPSADGKRPGIFYINTFNLKAQPRFGIETLSLHEASPGHHFQISIQQELTGLPRFRRFNGYVSYSEGWALYAESLGKELGVFTDPYQWYGRLSDEMLRAMRLVVDTGLHAKGWTRQQAIDYMLENSTLTESDVTAEVERYIVWPGQALGYKLGQLHISALRARAAQQLGADFDVREFHSQVLRDGAVPMDVLTAKIDRWIASKGKPRAVK
- a CDS encoding acetyl-CoA C-acetyltransferase, whose amino-acid sequence is MLVGSNVRRVAVVGGMRIPFARGHGAYSRVGNQDMYTAVLQALVAKFRIAGERLGDVTGGAVLKHSKDFNLVRECVLSSGLDPATPGLDMQRACGTGLDATISVAMKIALGQMDSGIAGGFDTVSDPPVVYSREYQQLLLRAFRGRSAWQKIKPFFGLRPRHFKPVMPGVLEPRTGLSMGEHCEQMAKTWKISRADQDALANLSHVNAGAAWARGFFSDLVVSEYQGLKIDNNVRADSTLEKLATLKPVFDRRSGQGTLTAGNSTPLTDGASAVLLASEDWARARNLPVLAYFSYSKQWAVDYVTGKEGLLMAPAYAVPSMLKDAGLTLQDFDFYEIHEAFAAQVLCTLKAWESPEYCKERLGLDRPLGSIDRSKLNVNGSSVAIGHPFAATGTRIVASLAKQLAESPTARRGLISLCTAGGMGVVAILEKA
- a CDS encoding homogentisate 1,2-dioxygenase; the protein is MKRYVQFPKVEGQASRQAHADLPAGTYEREISKEGFFGPAAHLYHRHPPTGWTNFEGPLRPHAFDCTKLTGDAPSPWSAPELLHNASIRLRFWRCERNMPALARNADGDELLFVHSGRGEFFCDYGHLSFEAGDYLLIPRGTMWRVECAEPLRALLIEATNNSFRLPDKGLVGPHAIFDAAMLDTPRIDELFKDSQGETEWRVQVKRRNAISTVTYPFNPLDAVGWHGDLCVARINVRDLRPLMSHRYHLPPSAHTTFVADRFVVCTFVPRPFESDPGAMKVPFFHNNDDYDEVIFYHAGNFFSRDNIHPGMITMHPGGFTHGPHPKALKNVFNQAKPATDEYAVMIDTRDALEIAPAAAQIEWPAYVDSWKSAT